TTCGTTGGAGAGACAAATAAGCACATGTTTGGCATTGATCATACTGACGCTAAAAATGCACCTTTGACTACAAGTTCGGCAATGAGGCGATGCAAGTGTCGATATTGCGGTTTTTCATGCGAAAGTTTCCCAACAAGTGCCAATCGGAAGGGAGTTGCAAGGGCTTCAGTCTCCGCATCTGTGAACACCAATGTAGGACTCTTCTCGTCAGTGAAGACTGCACCGACAGAGGGCGGTGGCAAGTCTgctagaaaatatttgtgagACGCCTTTTGGGCGGTTTTTGAGGTTTGTGAAGGAGCAACAACTTCAGCAAATGTTCTTTCCGGAGGTTTCTGTGTTGGATACTGAGATGGTTGCTGTTTTTGCACGCTGACCGGCTgagttgaccgagtcaactcgGTCAAACCAGAGTCAACCCGATCAACGGTGGAAGAGCCCATTTTAGTCATTGCTGTAGTCGTCTTTTCAGAGTCTCCGATGGCGAAAACTTACCAGACAGGAAGCTGTGCCAAGAAGAGGCGGTTCCAGTGGTGTTTCTCTAGCAGCGAACGGCCGTCGGACGGCGGCAAAATGGAGGTGCGACGCCGTGAATGTGAAAATGGGGAGATCTCTTCACACAGTTGATGAAATTTGATGGGACTGGTCTCAAACGACTCACAATGAAGAGGGGAAGTGAACGGTGGTGGTCTGCGATCTTGTGGTGGCATGACAGCGGAGAAATCGGCTGCGGAGTGTGGGTTCACGGCGGACAACGACCGTCAGCTTCAAATGGACATAACTTTGTGcctagttgatgaaaattcATGAAACTGGTACCATTAGAACCGCAATGAGTAGACGAGTCTGACGGTACCTATCCACGATCATGGGACGGTGTGACGGCGGACCGTGGGTTCATGGTGGACGGCAATCGTGAGCTTCAAATGGACGGATGTTTGCTCTCGgttgatgaaaattgatgaaacAGGTCTCATTAGAACCGCAATGAGCAGGCGAGTCTAATGGTACCAGTCCTCGATCGTGGGTCTTCCTGTAGCCAGCGAATCGACGCGATTTGTCCGTGGCAGTTGATTCAAAAGTCCATTCGTAATCGTCGTCCAATCACAAAATTGATTGAGGAAAAATGTTCTACTCAACAAGGCGGTTCAAATGGTGTAGATCTTGGCTGGCAACTTGCCGGGACGGCACCGAAAACATAGAGAGAAGTTTTCGGCGACTTTTGAGGCGAAATCTGCAATTTTCAATCGGCCGGTGCCGGCACGTCCGGCGGAGATTCAAGCGACGCGCACCATGGTTGAACAAAGCTCTACGAGACGAGTCTGACGGTGGTGGCTGTGTCCTAAGATGCACCGGTGAGAAATTCCGACTAACAACTGGTGGCGGCACCGCCGCGATGGAGGTGGTGTCAAGCTGTCtattggtggtggtggtgaggcTGAAAGAGTGGTggtttggtggtggtgggtggTGGAAGTGCAAGTGTGTGGGAAGCTCAAGTGTGTGTccagggtttttttttttttaagaaataggGGAATTGTCAGGATCCCCATCCCTTCTagataacaataaaaatgtaCTTAACGTTTTGtacataaaattcaaacccacaaaaaatatcaagaaagaaCCCCAAAAATAGTGTTTGGGCTATACAAAAAGAAGCCCAAAAATCTTGGCAGCtgcaaaatgaaatttcaatgTCAAATTGCCCAATTGGATTGGAGGCCCGGTTTTAAGCTCCCGCAGAGGTAGCCTGCGAGGTGGTCTAGAAAGAGCCCAATGCAGCAGTGCTTGGTTTAGCCTAGTATCACAGTCCAGTAGCAGTGCAGCCCAGTGAAGCCAGTCTGCCTCCTCCGTCCAGAATGCATGCGGCCCAGTGTGAGCGCAGCCCACTTGCAATGCACAGTCCAACAAGTATACAATCAGGTGGTGCAGCCCAAAGAGTTGGACGGTCCAgtgtttagggtttagggtttggggtttggggtttggggcTTGGGGTTTCGGGTTTCAAGTTTAGGGTTCAGGGTTTAGGGTTaagggtttagggtttgggattttgggtttagggtttagggtttaggggttagggttttaggggtttagggttttaggAATTTAGGTTttagggtttggggtttggggtttggtttagggttttgggaTTAGGGTTTAGGAGTTAGGGTTTTAGGGATTTAGGTTTTAGGGTGTAGGGTGTAGggtttaggatttttttttctttggtcaAAACACCCGAAGGTAGGGGAGGCTTATCAGGCTCCCCATcccattttcattaaaaagtaACAACAGAAAGCATTACAAAAACAGCAAGAAAGCATAAAGTGGTGGAAACGCTTCTTTCTTCCATATTTTGGACCTTAGCTCCATGGAACAATATGTTACTGCTGAAACACGGAAGAATTGAAATCTTAGATCAAAACACTATGTATGGATGGTATGAACTGCCCAAACAAGAATTCTTGAACAGCGAACAACCAGTTCAGATATTCACGACCAAGAAGTACTGGATTCTCTTTCGGATAGGCCCTGAAAGGAGAAGGAAGGGTGGAATGCCAACAGACGTCTATTATTGAATTGACCCGACCCGATCCGTTTTGGGAACGTCCAGTGCCAAAGTCACTGAATGGGTAAGTCGCCAATCCCTGGACTATGTAATGTACTTTATCCGCTGGGTGACGGGCGGGCATTTTACCAGAGGTTTCTAATCTACCCTTGTGTGATTCCTGTTGAAGCATATACTCTGGGGTGGGTGTAGGGCGGACGATTTTAAAGCAGACTCCCCGTTCATTAGATAGAGAAGATCACCAAGATTTCGTGATCCGCTGCCGAACTTATTCCAATTCCAAGAGCTCGGATCGAATCGGTATTGTACTACTCCTTTATATTGtgaaacaataaaaagtttaaaggaACTAAGCGGTTGCAATGGCACAACATCAAAATTGCCTGATATGACGTCTGTTTTTTTTCTGGCAGGGTTGGAGAGGGAACAAGCAACTACTCTCCTTCCTCTGAATCAGCCGGATTACGGTTGAGCGAGCAAATTTGATCCTAAATCTTCAACGTGTGTGGGCTAACCGGATTGACATCATCGTCTTCCCCTTCTGATTCATCGGTGTCATCCCAAACCCTCAGTTGTCGAGCAACCActccaaaatatttcaaacttttgaaGAGTTTAAAGGCCTGTTGAAGGTTAATCTATTTCTTCCTCGTTTGGATTTCCACCCCCCTGATAGGAAAATACACAGCaccaacaacaaaattatcGGCAGGCAAATCAGTCTCCACAATATGTTCCACAGCACCAACAATAAGATTATCGGCAGGCAAATCACCGATTTTTCCAACCTCATAGGGAATATTAACTTCATCAACaggaacaaaattttcattcacgCAAGTTATAGTTTCAGTTTGGTGCTCAGTGTCGTACCTAGTGTCCTTTGCAGATTGTAGCTGCTTTGGCTGGTCCATTGTCTTTGAACTCTCACCAATTTCCTATACAACTGCTTTGCCCGCTCCACTTCCACAACAACCCTCTTCCTTGGCTTCCCGGGAGGTGACTTGGGAGCATTGCCTTTCGAATAACATTCTGAGTCATGATGCCCAACATGTTTGCCTAAGGAGCAGTAGTGTGGGATTTGTTCGTAATCAATACGCTGTAAAATAGTGGCCCCACAAATCTGAATTTGAAACTTTTCAAGGTGTGGTTTGAGGAGGTCCAATTCAATGCATGCCCGTGCCTTGGAGAGCTTGGACTGATTGAGTATAGCGTCGTCAATCTGTAAAGGGGTTCTGATCATGCTAGCCACCGTGAGTAGGAGTTCCTTGCAGACAAATGTTCTGGCAGCTCCAGGAAACTAACCCAAACCGGAATAATTGATGACTCCTATGACGGCTTGAAAGTAGGAGTCCACTTGAAGACGCGCATTGGGTACACCTGAATAAACCAAATACGCCGAAGCCACATGCGAGAATAGTCTGCTTCACAGGATAGGGAAATTAAGACATTTTTGTTGTTCAACATACTAAcagtgaatttatttttgatgcTAGTTCCAACGATCAGTTTGTGCAGAATGTTGTACGAGGGTGCTCCATGCGAAAATTTGCCAACGAGGGCAAATCTAAATGGAGTTGCAAGAACTTCGGTCTCGGCATCTGCGAACAGCAGTGTTGGACCTCTCTTGCCACTCAAAATTGTACCGATAGCTGGCGGTGGTGAACCCGCAAGAATATATTTGTGGGATGCCGTATTTGCAGTTTTTGAGGCCCGAGATGGGGCAACAACGTCAGTGAATGTTTTCTTTGAAAGGTTCGGCATCGGAATCGAGGAAGGCGGCTGCTGAAACTGTTCATTGACGGAGTTGACCGGGTCAACTCTATCAAAGGTGGGTTGACTTAGTGAGTTGACCGAGTCAATTCGGTCAACAAAGGCTCACTGGTGCCGGTTGCCGGAGCTTCGATATTGATTTTTGGGCAGATGGGAACCTTCGCCATGACGAGGCGACTGCAATGGTGTGGCTCCGCCAGTGAACCAACAACGGACGACGATGATCACACGAACGGGAGAATTGCAAGATCTCGGCACACAAGTGATGAAACTTGACGAAACTGGTCCCAATTGACTCGCTTGAGGAGAGGATTCCAATCGTGGTGGTACGCGATCGTGGGTCGTCGTGACGGCGGCGAAGCGACGGTGGAAGGGAGCGACGGTTGAGGAGTTAGCCCATCGTCGTGCGTGCATGAAACCTCAAACTGTTTGAGGGGAATTGTAGTACTCATCGAGGTGATTCCAACGGTGTAAAGCACGCCCGGTAACTCGCTTGGAAATGGCTggatttttagagagaattCGCCGGCAAAAAGGGGGGTGAAAACGGCGTGATTCAGAGGACTTTGGAGGGTGCGTCCGGCGTCCGTTCACTGCACGACCAGCATGGTTGTGACGGTCTTCAAAAGGCGCATCCAATGGTGGTGCACGTGTGAAGCTACGCGCCCGTCGAAATTTTCGGCGGCCAGCCGGCGACGCCGCgtggaggaggaggtgggCTATctgttggtggtggtggtgaggcTGAAAGAGTGGTggtttggtggtggtgggtAGTGTGTTAAATCTCATACACTTATAGTGAGAAGTTGAGAGAATTTGGCCAAGTGCACAATGGTTttggtttagggtttagggtttaggggtttattttttatgggataaataagagatgaaaatgaaattgagacCAACACTTTCCCCATTCGTGTTCATAATATCGGGCTAAAGatgtattaattaacaaatatatataggaaaaaggGAAGCACAAACTAGTATTTACTGATACAACACTGCCATGACAGCAGATGAACTAAATTAGAGCTGAACTCATGGCCATTCTTTGGGCTCAAGTGCGGCAATTTCTTTAACGACTTGAGCTTTATCTGCCTCAAACTGTTCATCCTCTTTGTTTGTCTTAAAATCAGCAAAGAGGCGTATAAGCTTGATTCTATTCGTCACAAGGATACCAACAATGTCCGAGGGCTTATGCTGATTAGCagtaaataacttaaaaacaTGAAATGCTTCGATCTGAATACTCTTGCTCGACTCTCTAAGAAGATTCATGAGGATCCTCAAGTTGTTCCTCGAGCAAACATATCGAGTCATTATAGGTGAATTTGAACGATCCAACAAGATATCTCCCAACAGCTTGACAGCTTACCTTCTGGTGATGTAGTTAGTAGATTCAAGCAACTTCGAGTTATACTCTGCAAAGaacaaatcataatttttggaaagaaATTCAGCTACAGTTGACTTGTGCCTATTAAATAGTTCCTTGAAAGTGGCAGGAGCATCTGAAGCAATGTCAAAATTCGGGAGTTGTatataatcaaaaaatttcttCATATGCTCTGATTCAAAAACGTACCTCGCGACACTTTGGTGGCATATGCATTCCCTTAACATTGCACTATAGTGTAATGCAAGATCAGTATTCTCGTAACCTGCTACCAAGATATCCATGAGATCTATGTTTGATAGGGATATAATGAATATACCTAAAATATCTATAATGAGAAGCCTTTTAGTTCTTTTGATCAGGATCCGCGTCTTTCCGTCGACAGGGTCAGGTTCAACCTGACCCGGACCTGAATAACCCTTCTGAAGACATAGGCAACGCCAGCCGTCCGATCATGGGCGTGAGCTAGCCGGATGAAGCCACGTGGCATGTTCAACAGTACCCGGCTATGCCATATAAATACCCCGAGATGCCAAATTACGAGGTAATTAATACTAATTCCATTCGATCCGCATCTTTAATCGCACACATTTgcctcgatcaacctaacctGAGCGTTGGGGGGTCGTTATCGAGGAGGTACCCGACGAGCTCACTTTGCTTGTCTATTCTCAGGGACCCAACACTCGATCTTGGTGGATTTGGCCAGCTGTCGTGAGGTCGCTCATGCAGATCGCCGTTTTCGACCAGGATCAGTTGGCGCTGTCTGTGGGAAACGCCTGAGAATCGCCAGTGACATGCAAGGTTCCTCGAGGAGAAACGCTGGAGAGGAGGAAACACCTAGGGAGGGGGAAGGATCGATGGTACATTTGACCAAGGACGAATTACAGCGAATGATCGAAGAAGCGAGCAAAAATGCCATAGTAGAGTACGAGAGGAGGACGACAATCCCGGTAGAAAAGGAGACCACGAGGAGACAGCTGTTCGAGAATAGGCCCAGAGAGAATCCAGAGAACGGAGCGAACAGGAATACCGAAGCAAAAGACAGATTTCTGAAGCACGTTCAAGCAGTCAGGCTCGCACCAAAGCAAGAGAGCCAGTTCTATCCCGAGTAGAGGTAGAAAGCCTAGGAAAGCAAATACAACTCCTGGGCAAGCAAATTGACGAGTTAAAAAAGCGAGGGGAGATCGTTGCTCATAACCAAAATTCCCCGTTCAGTAACGATATATTGGTACAGGTGGTGGAACCGGGATTCAGAGTGCCTGACTTGCGAAGGTATGACGGAACGAAAGATCCTCATGAGCATGTCGTTGCGTTCGAAATGGTGATGAACTTATATGGACAGCTGGGTCCCATAATGGCAAAACTGTTCGCCACTACCCTTACGGGGAAAGCGCAAGAATGGTTCACCAGTGGACAGTGGAGCAATGAATGACCCGATGGTCATCAATCTGGACATTGCAAATTTCACTGTCCACAAAGTACTAGTCGACAGTGGAAGCTCGGCGGatataatattcaaaagtGTCGTTGATAAGATGGGGTTGGAAAATGCTCGACTGGAGCCGGTGAAAACTCCACTCATCGGATTCGGTGGAAGTGAAGTGGCGTCACTGGGCGTGATTGGACTGCCGGTATCCATGGATGAAGAACCTAAATGCAAAACTTTGATGGTGAAGTTCTTGGTGGTCGATACTCCATTTGCTTACAACGTAATTCTCGGCAGACCGGGCCTAAACTTATTTCGAGCAGTCATCTCCACGTATCATATGAAGATAAAGTTCCCTACGGAGAATGGAATAGGAGAAGTGGCTTGCAACCAGAAAGAGGCTAGGAAGTGTTATAAGTTGTGGCTGAAGAGGGAGTCAGGtcagaagaaaaggaaagtcGGAGAGGATGCTGAACCTCGACCATACGAAACTGAGCATATGAAACCTATGACAAATACAAGACTGTGCAGCTCGTACAAGACGAGCAAGGAAAAACGACCAAGGTAGGAGCGAACATGGGAGATAAGGAGATGGCCATGATCGAATTTTTGAGAAGACATGTGGATATGTTTGCTTGGAGCCCATTTGATTTTACAGGTATCAACCCTGAAGTAATCGTGCATAGGCTGAACGTCGACCCTGTTGTGCGACCGGTACAATAGAAGAAGAGGTCGTTTGGGAGCGATAAGAATGAGATCATAAAGCAGGAAGTGGACAAGTTGCTCAAAGCCAGGTACGTATATGAAATTCAATATACTGATTGGCTTTCTAATGTGGTGCTGGTCCCCAAAGCCTCGGGGAAATGGCGGATGTGTGTGGACTTTATCGATCTGAACAAGGCTTGCCCCAAAGATCCCTACCCCTTGCCACAGATCAATGTCATGGTGGACTCAACAGCTGGGTTTGAAACGTTCTCAATGATGGATGTCTACCACGGATACCATCAGATTTACATGGCCAAAGAAGACAGAGATAAGACCTCATTCATTACGGACAAAGGGATTTATTGTTATAGCATGATGCCTTTTGGTCTAAAGAATGCAGGTGTGACCTACCAGCTGCTGGTGAACAAGTTGTTCGGCGATCTGATATGAAAAACCATGGAAGTCTACGTTGATGATATGCTGATCAACAGCAAGAGGTAGCAAGATCATCTCGAGCACCTCGAACAAGCGTTTAGCATAATGAGATCGTACGGGAGGAAGCTGAATCCGGATAAATGTACCTTTGGAGTAGGGGGAGGAAAATTCTTGGGGTACATGGTCAGCAAACGAGGGATTGTAGCTAACCCAGAGAAAATTCAGGCCATCATGAGCTTGTGATTGCCAACCACGGTCAAGAAAGTACAGAAGTTAACAGGTAAGATCGCCTCCCTTTCTTTAAAGTTCTGAGGAAGACCAAGAACTTCGAATGGAGCGAAGAGAGTGAGAGGGCACTATAAGAATTGAAAGAGTATCTGACAAAACCCCTCTTGCTGGCTAACccgaaagaagaagaaatgctATTTTTGTACTTAGCTGTGTCAGAAAACGCAGTCAGCTCCGTGTTAGTGCGGGACGAAAGAGGAAGCCAAAATCCGGTATACTACGTTAGCAAGATGCTTCAGGATGCAAAGTCAAGGTATTTGGAGATGGAGAAACTAGCACTCACCTTGGTTGTCACAGCTCAAAAATTGCGACCCTTTTCAATCGCATAAAGTGGTGGTACTGACGAATCATCCTTTAAAACACGTGATGTCGCAACCTGAAGCTTCTGGGAGGATGATCAAGTGGGCCGTCAAATTGGGAcagtatgatattgattatcAACCCAGGGTCACACAGAAGGCTCAAGTTCTAGCGAACTTTATGACAGAGTTATCCAGTGATCTCGGACTACCCCAGGCTGTTGAGGGACATAGTTGCAAATGGATGCTGCATGTGGACGGATCATCGAATGCTAGTAATAGAGGAGCGGGCATATTGATCCAAGGGCCGAAGGAAGTGGAGATCGAAGTAGCGGCCCTTCTATCTTTCCCGGTCACCAATAATGAAGCCGAGTATGAAGCACTTATTTTGCGGTTGGAGCTTGCCTACGAAGCCGGATCCAGAGATTTAGAAGTTTTTACGGACTCCCAATTGATTGCATTACAAATCGAAGGGACCTATGAGACGAGAGAAAAGACGATAACATCATATCGAGAAATTGTCAAGAGATAGATGGGTAAGTTTAATAAGTGTTCTATCTTGCAGGTGCCCAGGACAGAAAACGATAAAACAGACGCGTTCTCTAAATTCGGAGCAACAATGTCAGGGATCAAAGATCGCAAAATAACTGCCTTAGTACGAGAACGATCAACCATCTTGGATAAAGGGGAGGTGCAAATGGTCTCGGAGGTCGAATCGTGGAAAGATGAAATCATTAAGTACCTGGAGGACGACATCTTGTCTTCTGATCCAGTTGCATCGAAGAGAGTGAAATTTCGAACTGCACGATTCACCTTAATATCTGGTCAGTTATATAAGCGAATAGTTGAGGGCCCTCTTTTGAAATGCTTGGATAAGAAAAGAGCTGATTACGTGATGCGTGAAATCCATTAGGGAAGCTGCGAGAACCATTCAGGTGTGAGATCGCTAGCACAAAAAGTCATATGACAAGGATATTTCTGACCTACAATGGTAGAAGACAAGAAGGACCTGGTGAAGAAATGTGAGAGCTGTCAGAGATATGCGTTCTTGATACACCAACAGGTGACCCCCATCAAGCCGATCAAAATAGCATGCCCTTTCGACCAGTGGGGAATAGACATAATGGGACCATTCCTTATTGCGCAGGCGTAAAAGAGATTCACCATTGTTGCAGTGGAGTATTTATCCAAATGGGTTGAAGCAGAAGCTGTGGCCAAAATTTCAGGAAAAGAAGTCATCAATTTCATATGGAAGAACATCATATGCAGGTTTGGCGTCCCTAAAATCTTAATTTCTGATAATGGAACGCAATTTCAAGGCAGAAAGACCACCGAATGGTGTGAGGAGCT
The window above is part of the Sesamum indicum cultivar Zhongzhi No. 13 linkage group LG7, S_indicum_v1.0, whole genome shotgun sequence genome. Proteins encoded here:
- the LOC105165928 gene encoding uncharacterized protein LOC105165928, which gives rise to MVINLDIANFTVHKVLVDSGSSADIIFKSVVDKMGLENARLEPVKTPLIGFGGSEVASLGVIGLPVSMDEEPKCKTLMVKFLVVDTPFAYNVILGRPGLNLFRAVISTYHMKIKFPTENGIGEVACNQKEARKCYKLWLKRESGQKKRKVGEDAEPRPYETEHMKPMTNTRLCSSYKTSKEKRPR